The Bacillota bacterium genome includes a window with the following:
- a CDS encoding M20 family metallopeptidase, with amino-acid sequence MPAKSWVRMSSLVIVIILLFSMGVQAAPSGEQLRKEAVASVEKQAQKLYDMGDWMYHNPEPGYLEKEAVKLLTGYLKSNGFKVEVGIAGLETAFKAEYKFGTGGPTVAYIVEYDALRGPGNTAFHGCQHNLQGPAGLGAAVAVKQTMEKNKIAGRIWVVGTPAEEIPPPAKGKMLAEGVFDGTDVILMFHGSGTTNRLGAGWSGVTLDSTRYSFTGKSAHASGDPWNGLDALDAARLMFAGVDAYREHILPDARIHGVITKGGEAPNVIPPIAETDFFYRHPTREYVDILGERIATIAKAAAMMTGTEVEITNYGKYYNTLALAGLEERAFAYAKEYGAQEIDEEPKTGGSTDFAELSGKLPAISLSIASKPKTAAGHSIEAADATIADIGHQGMLTASKVLTALGVDILTDPEYLAGVKAQFTEAGPEPTVATYKKVVRW; translated from the coding sequence GTGCCAGCTAAATCATGGGTACGGATGTCTTCTCTTGTAATAGTGATCATATTGCTGTTTTCGATGGGTGTGCAGGCAGCTCCGAGTGGGGAGCAGCTCCGCAAAGAGGCGGTAGCTTCCGTGGAGAAACAGGCCCAAAAGCTATATGACATGGGTGACTGGATGTACCATAATCCTGAGCCTGGTTATCTGGAAAAGGAGGCTGTGAAGCTACTCACGGGATACTTGAAATCCAATGGATTTAAGGTGGAGGTAGGTATTGCGGGGTTAGAAACAGCCTTTAAGGCTGAATACAAGTTCGGCACCGGTGGCCCCACGGTGGCTTACATTGTGGAGTACGATGCTCTACGTGGACCTGGGAATACGGCTTTTCATGGCTGCCAGCACAACCTGCAAGGTCCGGCGGGTCTGGGGGCTGCAGTAGCAGTTAAACAGACGATGGAAAAGAATAAGATTGCCGGCCGGATATGGGTAGTCGGCACACCGGCTGAAGAGATTCCTCCTCCGGCTAAAGGCAAGATGCTGGCCGAGGGCGTTTTTGATGGGACAGATGTTATCTTGATGTTTCATGGAAGCGGCACGACCAATCGTCTAGGAGCAGGCTGGTCTGGAGTAACGCTTGATTCTACGCGCTACTCGTTTACAGGCAAGAGTGCCCATGCTTCCGGTGACCCTTGGAATGGGCTCGATGCTTTGGATGCCGCTCGGTTGATGTTCGCCGGAGTGGATGCTTACCGCGAACACATTCTGCCTGATGCTCGGATTCACGGTGTAATTACCAAGGGTGGCGAGGCCCCCAATGTAATCCCCCCTATTGCTGAGACCGATTTCTTCTATCGCCATCCCACCAGAGAATATGTGGACATCTTAGGCGAGCGCATAGCTACCATTGCTAAGGCTGCCGCGATGATGACAGGTACTGAAGTGGAAATTACCAACTATGGCAAGTACTACAATACCTTGGCCCTGGCCGGACTGGAGGAGCGGGCATTTGCGTATGCGAAAGAGTATGGCGCTCAGGAAATAGATGAGGAACCCAAAACCGGAGGTTCCACCGATTTTGCTGAGCTGTCCGGTAAATTACCGGCTATTTCGCTCAGCATTGCCAGCAAGCCGAAGACAGCGGCTGGGCACTCTATTGAAGCAGCCGATGCTACTATTGCCGACATTGGACACCAAGGGATGTTGACAGCGTCTAAGGTGCTGACTGCTCTGGGCGTTGACATACTAACCGACCCTGAGTATCTCGCAGGTGTTAAGGCCCAATTCACCGAAGCTGGCCCTGAGCCTACAGTGGCCACGTATAAGAAAGTAGTGCGTTGGTAA